The genome window cccctctctgagatatctactgcagccctcatcctccccatacaacacccgttcactcccccctctctgagatacctactgcagccctcatcctccccatacaacacccgttcactcccccctctctgagatatctactgcagccctcatcctccccatacaacacccgttcactcccccctctctgagatatctactgcagccctcatcctccccatacaacacccgttcactcccccctctctgagatatctactgcagccctcatcctccccatacaacacccgttcactcccccctctctgagatatctactgcagccctcagcctccccatacaacacccgttcactcccccctctctgagatatctactgcagccctcatcctccccatacaacacccgttcactcccccctctctgagatatctactgcagccctcatcctccccatacaacacccgttcactcccccctctctgagatatctactgcagccctcatcctccccatacaacacccgttcactcccccctctctgagatacctactgcagccctcatcctccccatacaacacccgttcactcccccctctctgagatatctactgcagccctcatcctccccatacaacacccgttcactcccccctctctgagatatctactgcagccctcatcctccccatacaacacccgttcactcccccctctctgagatatctactgcagccctcatcctccccatacaacacccgttcactcccccctctctgagatatctactgcagccctcatcctccccatacaacacccgttcactcccccctctctgagatatctactgcagccctcatcctccccatacaacacccgttcactcccccctctctgagatatctactgcagccctcatcctccccatacaacacccgttcactcccccctctctgagatatctactgcagccctcatcctccccatacaacacccgttcactcccccctctctgagatatctactgcagccctcatcctccccatacaacacccgttcactcccccctctctgagatatctactgcagccctcatcctccccatacaacacccgttcactcccccctctctgagatacctactgcagccctcatcctccccatacaacacccgttcactcccccctctctgagatatctactgcagccctcatcctccccatacaacacccgttcactcccccctctctgagatatctactgcagccctcatcctccccatacaacacccgttcactcccccctctctgagatacctactgcagccctcatcctccccatacaacacccgttcactcccccctctctgagatacctactgcagccctcatcctccccatacaacacccgttcactcccccctctctgagatatctactgcagccctcatcctccccatacaacacccgttcactcccccctctctgagatatctactgcagccctcatcctccccatacaacacccgttcactcccccctctctgagatatctactgcagccctcatcctccccatacaacacccgttcactcccccctctctgagatatctactgcagccctcatcctccccatacaacacccgttcactcccccctctctgagatatctactgcagccctcatcctccccatacaacacccgttcactcccccctctctgagatatctactgcagccctcatcctccccatacaacacccgttcactcccccctctctgagatatctactgcagccctcatcctccccatacaacacccgttcactcccccctctctgagatatctactgcagccctcatcctccccatacaacacccgttcactcccccctctctgagatatctactgcagccctcatcctccccatacaacacccgttcactcccccctctctgagatatctactgcagccctcatcctccccatacaacacccgttcactcccccctctctgagatatctactgcagccctcatcctccccatacaacacccgttcactcccccctctctgagatacctactgcagccctcatcctccccatacaacacccgttcactcccccctctctgagatatctactgcagccctcatcctccccatacaacacccgttcactcccccctctctgagatatctactgcagccctcatcctccccatacaacacccgttcactcccccctctctgagatatctactgcagccctcatcctccccatacaacacccgttcactcccccctctctgagatatctactgcagccctcatcctccccatacaacacccgttcactcccccctctctgagatatctactgcagccctcatcctccacatacaacacccgttctgccagtcattCTGttaaaaggtccccaaagcacacacatccctgggtcgctcctcttttcagttcgctgcagctagcgactggaacgatctgcaacaaacactcaaacagttttatctcaatctcttcattcaaagactcaatcatggacactcttactgacagttgtggctgctttgtgtgatgtattgttgtctctaccttcttgccctttgtgctgttgtctgtgcccaataatgtttgtaccatgttgtgttgctgccatgttgtgttgctgccatgctatgttgtcttagtTCTCTCTATttagtgttgctaccatgctgtgttttcatgtgttgctgccatgctgtgttttcatgtgttgctgccatgctgtattatcatgtgttgctgccatgctgtgttgttgtctttggTCTCTGTTTATGTGGTGTTTTGGTCTCTCTtgacgtgatgtgtgttttgtcctatatttttattttatttttaatcccagcccccgtcaggaggccttttggtaggccgtcattgtaaataggaatttgttcttaactgacttgcctggttgaaTAAAATAATAAACAACACTAATCCATCTAAGTTATgggaaacatttacattacatttaagtcatttagcagacgctcttatccagagcgacttacaaggaAACCACCAGAGAATGACAATGACAACACTAATCCATCTATGTTATGGGAAACCACCAGAGAATGACAATGACAACACTAATCCATCTATGTTATGGGAAACCACCAGAGAATGACAATGACAACACTAATCCATCTATGTTATGGGAAACCACCCAAGCTTATTTGTGTGGCCTGATAATATATTGTAGTGCAAAAATATTTTTGTTTATGTCTGAACAAAGAAATCTGGAATTACAACTTTCTAATTTAGAACAGGGACCCAAACACCCATCCAAGGACagagtggtcagatgatgcaggtttgctatcacagactggaacatgttccgggattcttccgacggcattgaggagtacaccacagtcactggctttatcaataagtgcatcgaggacgtcgtccccacagtgactgtacgtacataccccaaccagaagccatggattacaggcaacattcgcactgagctaaagggtagagctgccgctttcaaggtgcgggactctaacccggaagaagacaagaaatcctgctatgccctgcgacctatgtaagaatgctgttcatcgattacagctcagcatttaacaccataataccctccaaactcgtcattaagctggagaccctgggtctcgaccccaccctgtgcaactaggtcctggacttcctgacgggccgcccccaggtggtgagggtaggaaacaacatctccaccgcgctgatcctcaacactggggccccacaagggttctTTCTcggccctctcctgtactccctgctcacccatgattgcgtggccatgcacgtctccatctcaatcatcaagtttgcagacgacactacagtggtaggcttgattaccaacaacgacaagacggcctacagggaagaggtgagggccctccgaatgtggtgtcaggaaaataacctcacactcaacgtcaacaaaacaaaggagattattgtggacttcaggaaacagcagagggagcaccccctatccacatcgacgggacagtagtggagaaggttaaaagcttaaagttccttggcgtacacatcactgacaaacggaaatggtccacccacacagacagcgtggtgaagaaggcgcaacagcgcctcttcaacctcaggaggcttaagaaatttggcttgtcaccgaaaacactcacaaacttttacagatgcacaatcgagagcatcctgtcaggctgtatcaccgcctggtacggcaactgctccacccacccaaggctctccagagggtagtgaggtctgcacaacacatcaccgggggcaaactacctgccctccaggacacctacaccacccgatgtcacaggaaggccataaagatcatcaaggacaacaaccacctgagccactgcctgttcacccaactatcatccagaaggtgaggtcagtacaggtgcatcaaagcagggaccgagagactgaaaaacagcttctatctcaaggccatcagactgttaaacagccatcaccaacattgagtggctgctgccaacatactgactcaaatctctagcaacttgaataataaaaaattggatgtaataaatgtatcactagccactttaaacaatgccacttgcTGGCTGCAGATCCTGCTAGCTCGAGCTGGCACGTTGTTCCTCTTCAAGACATGGAGCCACTTCTTCAAAAGTTGTGGGTCCTTGGGTAGCCGATGGTAGTTTACATAGGGATTATTTTGGAGCCAAATCATACAACCTGGCGCTAAACAGTTCATGTGTGAATTACTACTTGTTGTTGCCATCTACATTGTCCGCACCGAACCTCACTCTCTTCAATTCACTCTCCAAGCGAACAGTAGCGGTGCGTCCCCCCCATGTGGTAATTGTGTTATTTGCTCTATAACCTCTTAGTTAATATGCCTTGCGACTGTGATATAGaggcctaaaggccgagacaatacGAAGACACAGTAGGccagtttaaccaggtaggccagttgagaacaagttctcatttacaactgcgacctggccaagaaaagcAAAGccgtgcgacaaaaacaacaacacagagttacacacgggATAaagaaacgtacagtcaataacacaatagaaaaatatatgtacagtgtgtgcaaatgtagtaagattagggaggtaggcaataaataggccatagtggcgaaataattacaatttagcattaacactggagtgatagatgtgcagatgatgatgtgcaagtagagatactggggtgcaaatgagcaaaaataaataaaaataacaatatggggatgaggtagttgggtgggctacttacagatgggctgtgtacagttacagtgatcggtaagctgctctgacagctgatgcttaaagttagtgagggagatatgagtctccagcttcagtgatttttgcaatacattccagtcattggcagcagagaactggaagcaaaggcggccaaaggaggtgttggctttggggatgaccagtgaaatatacctgctggagcgcgtgctacaggtgggtgttgctatggtgaccagtgagctgagataaggtggggctttacctagcaaagacttatagatggcctggagccagtggatacattcagcctcttgcgaattgaaagaACATTTAtaatttatgtttttttatttgtacattttttggggggaagcctggcttcccttgacatccAAGAATACATGCCACTGTGTGCGAAAACCCAATACCACTGACAATTTGCTGAGTCCTGCCAGTTGCGCCCTGGCTTCAGTCGTTACAGTTTAAAATAGCACTGACCATAGCTGAAtcctttatttcagctcatgaaacatgggtccaacactttacatattgcgtttataattttgttcagtgtattttgtgAAATGTATTATGTAGATGAGATTGTTTGACAGGGTCAGAGAGGTTGGACAGGAATGGGGAGTGGGTTGTATTTTGGGTGAGGGTGATTGGAGTGGTGGAGGTTTGTAGGGAATTGTTATATTTTGACCGAAATGAAGGTTTAATTAAGAGAATATAGTGACAGGTTGTcaccggcctcacactccagtacagtaggtggtgcTGTATGCACCTGTCAGTTGGTTACGATCCACCAATAAAAACTCATAGACGAAGAACCATGGCTAGTTAAAGCCTACAAAAAGAAGCCATTACTATCGCTCTCTATAGCGCATTGAAGCCAAATCAAGTCGGTTAAGACGGTGTGTCATGGAGGCAATATGCCCCGTTTGACCGACTCATGGAAGAAgggacgttgcaggctagctcagtgctacattctctcattgagtaactcaagttgaaggcACTGCAGGCTAAATTATCCTTCTGCGTGTGATTTTTGCCCACATCTGGTGATGGTCttttaaacatatttttatttacaCGACGAGTGACCAAGAAGAATGCAATTTTTCAAATACTATAATAGGGGGATCCTGTTGTACCACGGCCGGCTTTGAACTTCCGTTGATTCAATGAGAGGgacagtcgttctcccctggatcTGGCTCCCTCAATcacacaaaatacaaaataactcaTCCACATCTCCTGCTGGTCATTATAATGTGGTAATAATAATGTGGTTCGAACTCGGTCCTGCAATCTGACCGTCAAACAGGGAATGCACAATTTACAAAATCTATATTATTGAATGCCATTTTCTTCTGACTATCACTTTATAGTTGCAGTGTAGCCCAGTAGTTCAGGCTCTGTCCTCATTATATTCGCCTCCCTTTAATCACAAATGACATCTACAAACATGTGACCAGTCCAGAACAAATCGAGATCAAGCTCCCTCTACGTTAATTCAAAGTGCGTCACGGAATCACGCAGTGCACAGGAGAGATCTAGTGCGCGCTATTATACCCTGGGATAAATAATCGTCAAAGTTTTATCGTATCATGGTGAAGATAGCATTCAACTCTGCTCTAGCGCAGAAAGCCCTGCAAGGGAAGGAGGCTGGGCTGGCCTCGGAGAAGGTACGTTTCTCTGTCTGGACATCAGCGGTGGTCTGATGGCGCTGCAGCGGAACAGAAGAGGCCTTCCCCCGGCTACAGCACCACTCAGAGCCCGGGTAGactagtagaatagaatagaagctAGAAGCACATGGCAGAATGAACCAGTATTTGTGCGTTAGAGGTCTCTAGAGCACAGCTACTGTGGTTCAATCGCTGcttctgagtggcgcagcggtctaaggcactgcatctcagtgctagaggcgtcactacagaccctggtttgattctaggctgtatcacaaccggcggtGATTGggagggcggcgcacaattggcccagcatcgtccaagTTAGGGTTtgggtcattgtaaataggaatttgttcttaactgacttgcctagttaaataaaagtagaATAGATGCGCCGCTCAGTTTGTTGTGAGATGCGCCATGATCTGGGACTGCCCATTTTAGAATGTTGACAGCTGTCAGTTATTGGTGAAATTTCCCGTCAGATTGAACATATTATGTTACTGCATTCAACATTGTTGCACAATTTGACACCGTTTTTTTTCTATATGAAACATTGTTGCACTGTACTGATTGAGAATACCCAATTGATGGGATTACATGTTGCTACAttttctgcctgtgtgtgtgtgtgtgtgtgtgtgtgtgtgtgtgtccaggatcCTGAGGCAGCTGTGGGTGACCTTAGCAGCAGTAATCAAGGCGCTACAGGAAAATGTGTCCTCACTCTACTGGGACTAGCATTCATCCTGACTGGGGCTATAGTAGGGGCAGCCTGCCTCTACCGATACTACACACCCAAGGTACCGAATCCTTTGGATGGACCCTTGTGTATTTTTATCGTGTTACCCCCTCTCTGGGGACCTTACATTTTGATTGGctgagttgcacccctgctgttCTCCCTCTGTAGAGGCTGTACCACGGGGCCATGCAGTTCAGTGAGGTGTCCAGCGGGGCGGCGGTAGAGAGACAGCCCTACTATCTGCCCCGCGTCGAGGAGGAAGTAGAGATCTCTGACAACATGGCCACCATCAAGGTCCCACCCCCTCGCTTTGCCCAGGGAGACCCTGCATATATCCTGCACGACTTCcaaaaggtacacacacacctagacacacacggATTCCTGATTAATTTTGGATTTGACAAATCTGACGGAGTTTACAAAATCTTCAGATGCATATTTTAGGAATCACAGTTTTGATAGAAATATTCTTTAACGTCACAGGGCTACATAACATAATGTTTCTGTTTATATCCATTATTAACAGTGAAGTCACAGAGGGTTACATAACATAATGTTTCTGTTTATATCCATTATTAACAGTGAAGTCACAGAGGGTTACATAACATCATGTTTCTGTTTATATCCATTAACAGTGAAGTCACAGAGGGTTACATAACATCATGTTTCTGTTTATATCCATTAACAGTGAAGTCACAGAGGGTTACATAACATGTTTCTGTTTATATCCATTAACAGTTTTTAGAGTGTTGAAAATGGAATGCTTTGTTCCGGACAAGGGCATTTCCAGGAATAGAGCCAACATGGAATTGAATTATATTGGAATTATTTAGAAAATTCCCAAAACACATTTTTTCCCTTAAATGTACATTTTAAGCTCAATTAATGCagcaaaatcatttttttttcaaCAATTAAAATAAAGGTTCCCTGCTGGACAATGATTGTCCTGAATTGAGGCTAAGAGAGACCTTTGCTGTTTTAAAGGTCATTTCCTATAATAAAAAAATCATTGCTTATGACGCGTTTATATTCTGTCAAGGGGGCTCAACCTCCGGGGTGACAGCAACCCAAAACGGGAGCTGCGGGTGTGTGTGCTACACTAGTGAcgtacacacgctcacacacggacacacaaacATACGGCCTAAATACAACTACACAAACATTCCATTACATGACAACTGGCTGTTATGTTGTTGTAATGCATGATGGCAGACATAAGCGAGAGTTTTCTGACATAGTTCTGGTGTGTGTAGAAGCTGACGGCATATCTGGACCTGACTCTGAGGACATGTTTTGTGATTCCCCTGAACACTTCAGTGGTTCTGCCTCCTCAAGACCTCATGGACCTCTTCATGCAGTTAATGGTGAGAACAAACCTTTAGCTCAGCAGACTAACACAGTCTCATGGTGAGAACAGACCTGAGACTGTGAGTAGAGGGGCGGAGGAGTAGAGGGGTAGAGAACATATTGTTGTTGGGTAGTTGTCTGCTAAAGTATCAGATGAATGattcactatgtgtgtgtgtgtagtcgggGTCGTTCCGTAGCTACCTGGTGCAGGAGGACCTGGTCGTGACGGAGCGTGTTGATGATGTCACAGAGATGGGCTTCTATATCCGCCGGCTGTGTGAGGGCAAGGACACCTACAGGATGCAGCGCCGCAGTGACCTAACAGGTGGGTGTCTGttatgggggtgtgtgtgtgttatgggggtgtgtgtgtgtgttatgggggtgtgtgtctgttatgggtgtgtgtgtgtgttatgggggtgtgtgtctgttatgggggtgtgtgtgttatgggggtgtgtgtgttatgggggtgtgtgtgtgttatgggggtgtgtgtgtgttatgggggtgtgtgtctgttatgggggtgtgtgtctgttatgggggtgtgtgtctgttatgggggtgtgtgtgttatgggggGGTGTGTCTGttatgggggtgtgtgtgttatgggggGGTGTGTCTGttatgggggtgtgtgtgtgttatgggtgtgtgtgtgtgtgttatgggggtgtgtgtgttatgggggggtgtgtgtgttatgggggggtgtgtgtgttatgggggtgtgtgtgtgttatgggggGGTGTGTCTGTTATGGGGGTGTGtgttatgggtgtgtgtgtgtgttatgggggggtgtgtgtgttatgggggtgtgtgtgtgttatggaggtgtgtgtgtgttatgggggtgtgtgtgtgttatgggggtgtgtgtctgttatgggggtgtgtgtgtgttatgggggtgtgtgtgtgttatgggggtgtgtgtctgttatgggggtgtgtgtgtgttatgggggtgtgtgtgtgttatgggggtgtgtgtgtgttatgggggtgtgtgtctgttatgggggtgtgtgtctgttacaattgtctgtgtgtgttacagttgtctgtgtgtgttacaattgtctgtgtgtgttacaattgtctgtgtgtgttacaattgtctgtgtgtgttacaattgtctgtgtgtgttacaattgtctgtgtgtgttacaattgtctgtgtgtgttacaattgtctgtgtgtgttacaattgtctgtgtgtgttacaattgtctgtgtgtgttacaattgtctgtgtgtgttgaaagcgtgtgtgtgtgttgaaagcttgtgtgtgtgtagggctgtCCCCAATTGATTGGTCGACcgagagtcgtctgttcttttgGCCAATTGATTGGTCGACATTTTCCATATACAGtatagactagaggtcgaccgattatgatttttcaacgccggtaccgattattggaggaccgaaaaagccgataccgattaatcggctgatttaaaaatatatatatatttatttatttgtaataatgacaattacaacaatactgagtgaacacttattttaacttaatataatacatcaataaaatcaatttagcatcaaataaataatgaaacatgttcaatttggtttaaataatgcaaaaacaaagtgttggagaagaaagtaaaagtgcaatatgtgccatgtaagaaagctaacgtttaagttccttgctcagaacatgagaacgtatgaaagctggtggttccttttaacatgagtcttcaatattctcaggtaagaagttttaggttgtagttattataggaattataggactatttctctctataccatttgtatttcatatacctttgactattggatgttcttataggcactttagtattgtcaGTGTAatagtatagcttccatccctctcctcgctcctacctgggctcgaaccaggaacacaacgacaacagccaccctcgaagcagcgttacccatgcagagcaaggagaACAACTACTctaagtctcagagcgagtgacgtttgaaacgctattagcgcgcgctaactagctagccatttcacatcggttacaccagcctaatctcgggagtttataggcttgaagtcataaagtcagctgctggcaaaacgcacgaaagtgctgtttgaattaatGCTTGCGAGCCTGCTGGTGTCTACCACCGCTcaatcagactgctctatcaaatcatagacttagttataacataataacacacagaaatacgagccttaggtcattaatatggtagaatccggaaactataatttctaaaa of Salvelinus alpinus chromosome 4, SLU_Salpinus.1, whole genome shotgun sequence contains these proteins:
- the LOC139574875 gene encoding integral membrane protein 2A-like, encoding MVKIAFNSALAQKALQGKEAGLASEKDPEAAVGDLSSSNQGATGKCVLTLLGLAFILTGAIVGAACLYRYYTPKRLYHGAMQFSEVSSGAAVERQPYYLPRVEEEVEISDNMATIKVPPPRFAQGDPAYILHDFQKKLTAYLDLTLRTCFVIPLNTSVVLPPQDLMDLFMQLMSGSFRSYLVQEDLVVTERVDDVTEMGFYIRRLCEGKDTYRMQRRSDLTGGGIHKRSVEECFTIRHFENTFVTETKICKA